One segment of Laspinema palackyanum D2c DNA contains the following:
- a CDS encoding DUF29 family protein yields MTQELADLRTSILEGRYQDALTLLDELDGMSKKAILRAIKSFAIRMLLHLIKNQLEQRLTNSWAASIRGSILEIQDLNLKENKTSYYIKSDDWESLLTEAIEVAIRDASVEVLEGAYSPFQISNMVKREEIIATAQDLLTLTYNNSPLELPAKVDDKLSHLPGGETWKEGRLSEGGFGPKY; encoded by the coding sequence ATGACGCAAGAATTAGCTGATTTAAGAACCAGTATCCTAGAGGGACGGTATCAAGATGCTTTGACCCTCTTGGATGAACTGGATGGCATGAGCAAAAAAGCCATTTTAAGAGCCATTAAATCTTTTGCGATTAGAATGCTATTGCATTTAATTAAAAATCAACTAGAACAGCGCCTCACGAATTCTTGGGCGGCTTCCATTCGGGGTTCTATTTTAGAAATCCAAGACCTTAATTTAAAAGAAAATAAAACCTCTTACTATATCAAATCCGATGACTGGGAGAGCCTTTTAACAGAAGCGATCGAGGTAGCCATTCGGGATGCCAGCGTGGAAGTGTTAGAAGGGGCCTATTCCCCGTTTCAAATCTCAAACATGGTTAAGCGGGAAGAAATTATCGCAACTGCCCAAGATTTGTTGACTTTGACTTATAACAATTCCCCATTAGAATTACCGGCAAAAGTTGATGATAAACTCAGCCATTTGCCCGGAGGAGAAACCTGGAAAGAAGGTCGGCTGTCCGAGGGCGGATTTGGGCCTAAGTATTAG
- the sufR gene encoding iron-sulfur cluster biosynthesis transcriptional regulator SufR — translation MMTTTQQPSTKEDILQYLLKQGLATAQELAEVLDISPQAIRRHLKDLEAEELIRHKAVQAGMGRPQHQYELTHKGKDYFPNQYDDFAVSLLGTLAETMGEDQMTSILRKQWERKAIHYRDRLGNQPLSERVAGLVRLRQAEGYMAEVHRVEPEGSHNGDCFLLTEHNCAISTVAESFPSVCGHELEMFEAILPDCTVERTYWMIDGEHRCGYLITLQSSKARSAL, via the coding sequence ATGATGACGACTACTCAGCAACCTTCCACTAAAGAAGATATCCTGCAATACTTATTAAAGCAGGGTCTAGCCACGGCTCAAGAGTTAGCCGAAGTTTTAGATATCTCCCCCCAAGCGATTCGCCGCCATCTCAAGGACCTCGAAGCGGAGGAGTTGATTCGCCATAAGGCAGTACAGGCGGGGATGGGACGACCCCAACATCAATATGAACTCACCCACAAGGGGAAAGATTATTTTCCCAATCAATATGATGATTTTGCCGTCTCCCTCCTAGGGACCCTGGCAGAAACGATGGGGGAGGACCAGATGACCTCAATTTTGCGGAAGCAATGGGAACGCAAAGCCATCCATTACCGCGATCGCCTCGGAAATCAGCCGTTATCCGAACGGGTGGCGGGATTAGTCAGACTCCGCCAAGCGGAAGGCTATATGGCGGAGGTCCATCGGGTCGAACCGGAGGGGTCCCACAATGGCGACTGCTTTTTGCTCACGGAACATAACTGCGCCATTTCCACCGTGGCGGAGTCCTTTCCCAGCGTCTGTGGACATGAACTGGAAATGTTTGAAGCAATCCTCCCAGATTGCACCGTGGAACGGACCTACTGGATGATTGATGGCGAACACCGTTGTGGCTATTTGATTACTCTGCAATCGTCCAAGGCGCGATCGGCCCTTTAA
- a CDS encoding phycocyanobilin:ferredoxin oxidoreductase: MTSTSNPSLRTEQHSLIQKLADCIEGVWQEQLELSPYPLPEDLGYVEGKLEGEKLRIENRCYQTPEFRKIHLELAKVGTTLDILHCVMFPNPNYDLPMFGTDLVGAKGKIGAAIADLSPLRQKVLPQPYQQQLSDLPAIAFTHPRDLPPWGHIFSEFCLFVRPDNPEEETLFLNRVKAYMQIHCQQAKNTPATPELHSEILAGQRNYCDHQRKNDKTRRVLENAFGNEWAEYYMTQVLFDLPEED; encoded by the coding sequence GTGACATCAACCTCTAATCCATCCCTGCGAACCGAACAACATAGCCTGATCCAAAAACTCGCCGACTGCATCGAGGGAGTGTGGCAAGAACAATTAGAACTTTCCCCTTATCCCCTCCCAGAGGACCTGGGATATGTAGAAGGAAAATTAGAAGGGGAAAAACTCAGAATTGAAAATCGCTGCTATCAAACCCCAGAATTTCGGAAAATCCATTTAGAATTGGCAAAAGTTGGCACCACCCTAGATATTTTGCACTGCGTGATGTTTCCTAACCCCAACTATGATTTACCCATGTTTGGGACTGATTTAGTGGGAGCAAAAGGGAAAATTGGGGCAGCGATCGCCGACTTATCCCCCCTTCGTCAAAAAGTCCTCCCCCAACCCTATCAACAGCAACTTTCTGACTTACCGGCGATCGCATTTACCCATCCCCGAGACCTCCCCCCCTGGGGTCATATCTTCTCAGAATTCTGCTTGTTTGTGAGACCGGATAATCCCGAAGAAGAAACCCTATTTCTGAATCGCGTCAAAGCCTATATGCAAATTCACTGCCAACAAGCCAAAAACACCCCAGCAACCCCCGAACTCCACAGCGAAATCCTTGCCGGACAACGCAACTACTGCGATCATCAGCGCAAAAATGATAAAACTCGCCGGGTTTTAGAAAACGCCTTTGGCAACGAATGGGCCGAATATTATATGACCCAAGTCTTATTTGACCTGCCTGAAGAGGACTAA
- the sufC gene encoding Fe-S cluster assembly ATPase SufC yields the protein MIKEGSSVILSVRDLTANVNDTPILKGLNLEIKAGEIHAIMGPNGSGKSTFSKVLSGHPAYEVTGGEVIFMGQNLLELAPEERSLAGVFLAFQYPLEIPGVSNLDFLRVAYNSRRKHLGLEEVDAFDFEDIIEEKLDVVKMNPAFLNRSVNEGFSGGEKKRNEILQMALLEPKLAILDETDSGLDIDALKIVANGVNHLSSADNAVLAITHYQRLLNYIVPDYVHVMEGGRILTTGTKDLALELEERGYDWVVEADRVKAGV from the coding sequence ATGATTAAAGAAGGTAGTTCAGTAATTTTATCCGTTCGCGATTTAACCGCGAATGTGAATGATACCCCCATTCTCAAAGGATTGAATCTCGAAATCAAAGCGGGAGAAATCCATGCGATTATGGGACCAAATGGTTCCGGAAAAAGTACCTTTTCCAAGGTGCTATCGGGTCACCCTGCCTACGAAGTCACCGGGGGAGAAGTGATTTTCATGGGTCAAAATCTCCTAGAGTTGGCACCGGAAGAACGCTCTTTAGCGGGAGTATTTTTAGCATTCCAATATCCCTTGGAAATTCCTGGGGTGAGTAACCTTGACTTTTTAAGAGTCGCCTACAATTCTCGCCGCAAGCATTTGGGGTTAGAAGAAGTCGATGCCTTTGATTTTGAAGACATCATTGAAGAAAAGCTGGATGTGGTGAAAATGAATCCAGCCTTTCTCAACCGCAGTGTGAATGAAGGATTTTCTGGCGGGGAAAAGAAGCGCAACGAAATTCTGCAAATGGCGCTGTTAGAGCCAAAATTAGCCATTTTGGATGAGACGGATTCCGGCTTAGATATTGATGCCTTAAAAATTGTGGCAAATGGAGTTAATCATTTGTCTTCGGCGGATAATGCAGTGTTAGCAATTACCCACTATCAGCGCTTGCTGAATTATATTGTGCCGGATTATGTTCACGTTATGGAAGGGGGTCGGATTTTGACCACCGGAACCAAAGACTTGGCGCTGGAATTGGAAGAACGTGGATATGATTGGGTGGTAGAAGCCGATCGCGTGAAGGCAGGTGTGTAA
- a CDS encoding SufS family cysteine desulfurase — translation MIVTREKTLAQKVRPDFPILNQEIHGKPLVYLDNAATSQKPVQVLDALRRYYDFDNANVHRGVHTLSGRATDAYEGAREKIAKFVNAASEQEIIYTRNASEGINLVANTWGVSNIRAGDEIILTVMEHHSNLVPWQILAQKTGAVLKFVELTDTQEFDMEQYKTLLSDKTKLVAVVHISNTLGCINPVNEITKLAHEQGAKVLIDACQSMPHLPIDVQEMDCDWLVASGHKMCAPTGIGFLYGKLAVLRSMPPFLGGGEMIADVFLDHSTYADVPHKFEAGTPAIGEAVALGAAVDYLSSIGMDKIYEYEKQLTAYLFEQLNPISELKIYGPQPQADGSGRAALASFTSGSVHPHDLSTILDQAGVAIRAGHHCTQPLHRVLGAQSTARASLYFYNTPEEIDTFVVALKEAIEFFGGIFG, via the coding sequence ATGATAGTTACCCGAGAAAAGACATTAGCTCAAAAAGTTCGCCCTGATTTCCCGATTTTAAATCAAGAAATTCATGGCAAACCATTAGTTTATTTAGATAACGCCGCCACTTCCCAAAAGCCGGTGCAGGTTTTGGATGCTTTGCGCCGTTATTATGATTTTGACAATGCCAACGTCCATCGAGGAGTTCATACCCTCAGTGGACGTGCTACCGATGCTTATGAAGGGGCCCGAGAAAAAATTGCCAAATTTGTGAATGCGGCATCGGAACAGGAAATTATCTATACCCGCAATGCCAGCGAAGGCATTAACCTCGTCGCCAATACTTGGGGAGTCAGCAATATTCGGGCGGGAGATGAAATCATCCTCACCGTCATGGAGCATCACAGCAATTTAGTTCCTTGGCAAATTTTAGCTCAAAAAACCGGAGCGGTTCTCAAGTTTGTCGAACTCACGGACACCCAAGAGTTTGATATGGAGCAATACAAAACCCTGCTTTCGGACAAAACAAAGTTAGTGGCAGTGGTTCATATTTCTAATACCTTGGGTTGTATTAATCCCGTAAACGAAATTACCAAACTTGCCCATGAACAGGGAGCAAAAGTCTTAATTGATGCTTGCCAAAGTATGCCCCATCTGCCCATTGATGTGCAGGAAATGGATTGCGATTGGTTAGTGGCATCGGGACATAAAATGTGTGCGCCGACGGGAATTGGGTTCCTGTATGGCAAATTGGCCGTATTGCGATCGATGCCGCCCTTTTTAGGGGGAGGGGAGATGATTGCCGATGTATTTTTGGACCATTCCACCTATGCGGATGTGCCTCATAAATTTGAAGCGGGAACGCCTGCGATCGGCGAAGCAGTAGCGTTGGGTGCCGCAGTAGACTATCTCAGCAGCATTGGCATGGATAAAATCTATGAGTATGAGAAACAGTTAACTGCCTATTTGTTTGAGCAACTCAACCCCATTTCTGAGCTAAAAATTTACGGACCCCAACCCCAAGCAGACGGTTCAGGACGAGCGGCATTAGCCTCATTTACCAGTGGAAGCGTGCATCCCCATGACCTTTCCACCATTTTAGATCAGGCAGGGGTAGCCATTCGTGCCGGACATCATTGTACCCAACCCTTACACCGCGTCCTTGGCGCACAATCCACCGCCCGAGCTAGTTTGTATTTCTACAATACGCCGGAAGAAATTGATACCTTTGTTGTGGCATTAAAAGAGGCGATCGAGTTTTTTGGTGGCATATTTGGGTAA
- a CDS encoding Uma2 family endonuclease — MYAVISPEEIKLPAGSVVRLPGTWQNYCQLRDSRGDSSIPRIKFRNSEILLMSPLPKHGRDAHLIAAIITTVLDSQNRNYEAFTPITMDLPEERGIEPDYCFYIDNWQTAVGKDRIDWRNNPPPDLVIEIDVTSYTAVEDYLPYKVPEVWLFRKTGLQIHTLETGGYQQQLLSRYFPNLDLPKLVEEVFQMALEQGMGMAIREFRRTWMS, encoded by the coding sequence ATGTATGCGGTGATTTCTCCCGAAGAAATTAAATTGCCAGCAGGCAGTGTGGTTCGGCTACCAGGCACCTGGCAGAACTACTGCCAACTCAGGGACAGTCGGGGAGACAGTTCTATTCCTCGCATCAAATTTCGTAACAGTGAGATTTTGCTCATGAGTCCTTTGCCAAAACACGGACGTGATGCCCATTTGATTGCGGCCATCATCACTACGGTACTGGATAGCCAGAACCGCAACTACGAGGCGTTTACACCCATTACGATGGATTTGCCAGAAGAGAGGGGAATTGAACCCGATTATTGTTTCTACATTGACAATTGGCAAACTGCCGTCGGCAAGGATCGCATTGATTGGCGCAACAATCCACCCCCAGACTTGGTAATTGAAATTGACGTGACTAGCTACACGGCGGTAGAGGATTATCTGCCCTACAAGGTTCCAGAAGTTTGGTTGTTTAGAAAAACAGGATTGCAAATTCATACTTTAGAAACAGGGGGTTATCAACAACAGCTTTTGAGCCGCTATTTCCCCAATTTGGACCTGCCCAAGTTAGTTGAGGAGGTGTTCCAAATGGCTTTAGAACAAGGAATGGGAATGGCGATTCGAGAGTTCCGTCGAACATGGATGAGCTAG
- a CDS encoding acylphosphatase, with the protein MTETKCAHVLISGIVQGVGYRFSTVHQAQKLGVSGWVRNLTDGRVEAIFEGTPETLDRMIAWCHQGPSSAQVTDVTVTYQPPQGITGFTTRYK; encoded by the coding sequence ATGACCGAAACAAAGTGCGCTCACGTCTTAATTTCCGGAATCGTTCAGGGAGTCGGGTATCGATTTAGTACCGTCCATCAAGCCCAAAAATTAGGCGTATCCGGTTGGGTGAGAAACTTAACCGATGGACGAGTCGAAGCCATCTTTGAAGGCACCCCCGAAACCCTCGATCGCATGATAGCCTGGTGTCACCAAGGACCTTCGTCCGCCCAAGTCACCGATGTCACCGTCACCTATCAACCCCCCCAAGGCATCACCGGATTCACCACTCGCTATAAATAA
- a CDS encoding ferredoxin-thioredoxin reductase catalytic domain-containing protein translates to MTLQPPTQQATDKNLEAMRHFSEQYAKRTGTYFCSDLGVTAVVIEGLAKNKDELGAPLCPCRHYEDKEAEVKATFWNCPCIPMRERKECHCMLFLTEDNPFAGKEQNISFDEIREMTNQY, encoded by the coding sequence ATGACTTTACAACCGCCTACACAACAAGCCACCGACAAAAACCTAGAAGCGATGCGGCACTTTTCTGAGCAGTACGCCAAACGCACTGGGACCTACTTCTGCTCCGATTTGGGCGTTACTGCCGTCGTCATCGAAGGATTGGCGAAAAACAAGGATGAGTTGGGTGCACCCCTATGTCCCTGTCGGCACTACGAAGACAAAGAAGCCGAAGTCAAAGCCACCTTCTGGAATTGTCCCTGCATTCCCATGCGCGAGCGCAAAGAATGTCACTGTATGTTATTTCTGACCGAAGATAATCCATTCGCGGGCAAAGAACAGAACATTTCGTTTGACGAAATTCGCGAAATGACCAATCAATATTAA
- the sufB gene encoding Fe-S cluster assembly protein SufB, translated as MTATTAKTLVNQPYKYGFITDVESDTLPPGINEDVVRLISAKKEEPEFMLEFRLRAFRQWQKMADPTWAHVNYPQINYQDIIYYSAPKKKQKLNSMDEVDPAILETFEKLGIPLSEQKRLSNVAVDAVFDSVSIATTFREKLAEEGVIFCSISEAVKDYPELVKQYLGSVVPIADNYFAALNSAAFSDGSFVYIPKGVKCPMELSTYFRINNGESGQFERTLIIAEEGSHVSYLEGCTAPMFDTNQLHAAVVELVALDDAEIKYSTVQNWYAGDENGKGGIYNFVTKRGLCKGKNSKISWTQVETGSAITWKYPSCMLVGDNSVGEFYSVALTNNKQQADTGTKMIHIGKNTRSTIISKGISAGNSSNSYRGLVKVSPKAQGARNYSQCDSMLIGDNAQANTFPYIQVENDTAKVEHEASTSKIGEDQLFYFAQRGISPEDAVSMMISGFCKDVFNQLPMEFAVEADRLLSLKLEGSVG; from the coding sequence ATGACTGCTACTACTGCAAAAACCCTCGTTAATCAACCCTATAAATATGGATTCATCACCGACGTTGAATCCGACACTTTACCCCCCGGCATTAATGAAGATGTCGTCCGATTAATTTCGGCCAAAAAAGAAGAACCGGAATTCATGTTAGAATTCCGCCTCAGAGCCTTTCGGCAATGGCAAAAAATGGCCGATCCAACTTGGGCGCACGTCAACTATCCCCAAATTAATTATCAAGATATCATTTACTATTCTGCTCCCAAGAAAAAGCAAAAACTGAATAGCATGGATGAGGTTGATCCTGCGATTCTCGAAACTTTCGAGAAACTGGGAATTCCCCTCTCCGAACAAAAGCGCTTGAGTAACGTTGCCGTAGATGCCGTTTTTGATAGCGTTTCCATCGCCACCACCTTTAGAGAAAAATTGGCCGAAGAAGGGGTGATTTTCTGCTCCATTTCTGAAGCCGTCAAGGACTATCCTGAACTGGTGAAACAATATCTGGGCAGTGTCGTCCCCATCGCTGATAATTACTTCGCCGCCCTCAACTCGGCAGCGTTTAGCGATGGCTCCTTTGTGTATATTCCCAAAGGTGTCAAATGCCCGATGGAACTCTCCACCTATTTCCGGATTAACAATGGCGAATCGGGGCAGTTTGAGCGCACCTTGATTATTGCCGAAGAAGGTAGCCATGTTTCCTATTTGGAAGGCTGTACCGCCCCCATGTTTGACACCAACCAACTCCATGCCGCAGTGGTGGAACTGGTTGCCTTGGATGATGCCGAAATTAAATATTCCACGGTCCAAAACTGGTACGCTGGAGATGAAAATGGCAAGGGCGGAATTTATAATTTCGTCACCAAGCGCGGACTCTGCAAAGGAAAAAATTCTAAGATTTCTTGGACTCAAGTCGAAACAGGTTCAGCGATTACTTGGAAATATCCCAGTTGTATGTTAGTGGGGGATAATTCTGTGGGAGAATTTTACTCCGTTGCCCTCACGAACAACAAACAGCAAGCCGATACCGGCACCAAAATGATCCATATTGGCAAAAATACCCGCAGCACGATTATTTCTAAAGGAATTTCGGCGGGAAATTCTTCCAATAGCTATCGCGGATTGGTGAAAGTTTCACCCAAAGCCCAAGGCGCACGCAACTATTCCCAGTGCGATTCTATGCTGATTGGGGACAACGCTCAGGCGAATACTTTCCCCTATATTCAGGTAGAAAATGATACGGCAAAAGTCGAGCATGAAGCCTCTACTTCTAAGATAGGGGAAGATCAACTGTTCTATTTTGCCCAACGGGGAATTTCGCCAGAAGATGCGGTTTCGATGATGATTAGCGGATTCTGTAAGGATGTGTTTAATCAGTTGCCGATGGAATTTGCAGTGGAAGCCGATCGCCTATTGAGCTTGAAGTTAGAAGGGTCTGTTGGGTAA
- the sufD gene encoding Fe-S cluster assembly protein SufD, with the protein MVIEVSKKPQVSYLDELLKQAVASPAPVVNPEYGIAPPTAALLQQVRDNAATWVRELAMPTRKDEEWRVTDLSGLQALTFQAAPPEAIPTTGVAPFELPEMLDSRLVFVNGCYSAELSHVSGLPEGIFVGSLGQLPESLQTLLPKYLGNVEGNKEVFTSLNTAGLMDAAVVWVARDVAVTKPIHLLFMAVPGDQPRLVQPRCLIVAERGSSCTAIEEYVVADDDSCGNFKGNAPYFTNAVTEIWVAENAQLTHAKIQRESTNSFHIGKTAIAQAKDSNYSCTAVSTGGLLSRHHLEVYQQGEGTYTTLNGLAIAAGKQVSDTHSAIVLNHPNGTSKQLHKCIIDDAAQGVFNGKVFVPKPAQLTDASQLNRTLLLSPKARVDTKPQLEITADNVKCSHGATISQLEEDELFYLRSRGLDPQTSRSLLIDGFAGEILQELPSGALQTKISRCVACKSI; encoded by the coding sequence ATGGTGATAGAGGTTTCTAAAAAACCACAAGTGTCTTATTTAGATGAATTGTTGAAACAGGCAGTCGCCTCTCCTGCGCCGGTGGTAAATCCAGAATATGGCATTGCACCTCCAACAGCAGCGTTATTGCAGCAGGTGCGAGATAATGCAGCAACCTGGGTGCGAGAATTGGCAATGCCGACTCGCAAAGATGAGGAATGGCGAGTTACGGATTTGTCTGGGTTGCAGGCATTGACGTTTCAGGCAGCACCTCCGGAGGCAATTCCGACGACTGGAGTCGCGCCTTTTGAGTTACCCGAAATGCTAGACAGCCGCTTAGTGTTTGTCAATGGCTGTTATTCGGCTGAACTTTCCCATGTTTCTGGGTTACCGGAAGGGATATTTGTCGGAAGTCTGGGACAATTGCCAGAATCTTTACAGACTCTGTTGCCAAAATACCTGGGAAATGTTGAGGGAAACAAAGAGGTTTTTACTTCTTTGAATACCGCTGGATTAATGGATGCAGCAGTGGTGTGGGTGGCAAGAGATGTAGCAGTCACTAAACCGATTCATCTGTTATTCATGGCAGTTCCTGGAGATCAACCCCGATTAGTTCAACCGCGTTGTTTAATCGTGGCGGAACGCGGAAGTTCCTGCACGGCGATCGAGGAATATGTGGTTGCCGATGACGATTCCTGCGGCAATTTTAAGGGAAATGCACCTTATTTTACTAATGCTGTCACGGAAATCTGGGTAGCCGAAAATGCTCAGTTAACTCATGCCAAAATCCAGCGTGAGAGTACCAACTCATTCCATATTGGCAAGACTGCGATCGCCCAAGCGAAAGATAGCAATTATTCCTGTACCGCAGTTTCCACCGGCGGTTTACTCTCCCGGCATCATCTGGAGGTGTACCAACAGGGGGAAGGAACCTATACCACCCTCAACGGATTGGCGATCGCCGCTGGGAAACAAGTCAGCGATACTCACAGTGCGATCGTGCTCAACCATCCCAACGGCACCAGCAAACAACTGCACAAATGCATCATTGATGATGCAGCGCAAGGCGTTTTTAACGGTAAAGTTTTTGTCCCCAAACCGGCACAACTCACCGATGCCAGCCAGTTGAATCGCACGTTATTACTCTCACCCAAAGCAAGAGTGGATACAAAACCCCAACTGGAAATCACCGCTGATAACGTCAAATGTTCTCACGGTGCCACCATCAGCCAACTGGAAGAAGATGAACTCTTCTACTTGCGGAGTCGCGGATTAGATCCGCAGACGAGTCGCAGCTTACTGATTGATGGATTTGCCGGAGAAATTCTGCAAGAATTACCCTCCGGTGCCTTGCAAACGAAAATTTCTCGATGTGTTGCTTGTAAAAGTATCTAA